Genomic DNA from Chloroflexota bacterium:
CCGAACCGAAGATGCGAGTGTTCTATTGGAGTAGCGAGATTCTATAGGAGGATGCTGTGGAACTGCACGAATACCGAAGCCTTTTCCCGTCCGTGGCGAACCAGGTTTACCTGAACCACGCCGCCTGCTCCCCCCTCCCCACCCCCACCATCCAGGCGACGCAAGCCCTGCTGGAGGAGCAGCACCTGTACGGCTGCCGCTACTCGCATGGGTGGTCGGGCCTGGTGGAGCAGATTCGCAAGACGGCAGCGCAGTTCATCGGCGCGTCCGAGGACGAAGTGGCCCTCACCCGCAACACCAGCCACGGCCTGCTCCTGGTGGCCAATGGCCTCCCCTGGCGCGCCGGCGACAACCTCATCGTCCCGCAGGAGGAATTCACCGCCAACGTGTACCCCTGGCTCACGCTGCGCGGCAGGGGCGTGGAGGTGCGCTTCGCGCCCGCGCGGGATCACCGCATCCTGCCCGAGGACATTGAGGCGCAGATGGACGCCCGCACGCGCCTGGTCGCCATCAGCGCCGTGCAGTTCGGCAGCGGCTTCCGGTGCGACCTCCACGCCATCGCCGCCCTGTGTCGGGCGCGCGGCGTGCTCCTGTGCGTGGACGGCATCCAGGCGCTGGGGCAAATGCCGTTCAACGTCAACGACCCCCAGGTGGACTTCCTGTCCGCCGGCGGCCCCAAATGGCTCATGGCCCCGCTGGGCACCGGCATCTTCTACTGCCGCAAGCCCCTGATTGAGCGGTTGGCGCCCGTGTTCATGGGCTGGCGCAGCACCACAAACCCCGACGACTATTACCGCTACGACATGCCCTGGCACCCCACCGCCCGGCGGTTTGAAGAAGCCACCCTCAACATCCCGGGCCTCCTGGGCCTGCAGGCCAGCATGAACCTGCTCGCCGAGGCCGGGCTGGAGCGGATTCGGGCGCACCTGCTGCGACTCACGGACGCCTTGGCGGATGGGCTGAGGGCGCGGGGATACGTCGTAACCACGCCCATAGAGTACACCGCGGAGCGCTCCGGCATCCTGTGCTTCAAACACCCGACGCTGAAGGCGGCCGAGATTCACGAGAGGCTGACGGCGGCGAACGTGGTCGTGTCCTTGCGCGGCGAGGTCATCCGCGTGTCGCCGCACTTCTACAACACGCCCGACGACATGGAGGCGCTCCTCCGGGCGTTGGGGTGATTTCGCCCTCCCGCTACGGCAGCACATCGGCCAGGCGCTCGCGCAACTCCAGCCACTTGTCCATCGCGGGCCGCGTAACCACCGACGACGGCAGGAACGGGCACGGCTGCGATTCGCGCGTGGAGATGCCAAACGTCCCGATGGACCGCGCCAGGGCCATGATGTCCACCTTGTCGTACCCGATGAGCGGGCGCAGGATGGGCTTGCCGATTCCCATGGAGATCATCTCCAGACTCGCCAGCGTCTGACTCGCCACCTGCCCCACGTTCTCGCCCGTAACGATCGCGTTCGCCCCGATCTCGTCGGCCAGTTGCGCCGCCTTGCGGAGCATGGCGTGCTTGCAGAAGAGACACGTCCACCGCTCGGCCCGCAACTCGTGGAGCCGCTCCACAATCGGCAGCATGATCTCGTGATGGCTCAACACCAGCGGCTTGATGCGCCATCCGTAAGCGTATCGGTCCAGCACCTGGCAGTTCTCCAGCGCCTTCGCGGTCTCCACCTCGCTCTGCGTGAAATGGAGCGGGGCCACGCCGCACCCGCGCTTCATCATCAGCCATGCTGCCACCGGCGAATCAATCCCGCCCGAAATCAACGCCACCACCCGCCCCTGACTGTTCAGGGGCAACCCGCCCGGCCCTGGGCACGCCGCCGCGAAGATTAGCGCCTCCTCGCGGCGAATCTCCACGCCTATCGTTACATCCGCATCGTCCGAGAGGTCCACGCGCGCCCCCGTCGCCAGGCGAATCGCCTCGCCTACGTGGGCGTTGATCTGCGGCGAGGTCAGGGGGAAGCCCTTGAAAGCGCGGCGCGCCTCCACGCGGAAGGTGCGGTCGGGCCCCAAACCAACGCCCCGTGCGATGGACACGGCCTCGGTGGTGATCGCCTCCACGTCCAGTGGCGCGCGATGCACCGCGCTCAGCGACACAATCCCGAACACACGCTGGAGATGGGGCAGCGCCGCGTCCACATCGTCGGTCTCCACGTACAGGCGCTGGCCGTGCACCGAAACCTCGCCCGCCAGGCCGTTCCGCTTCAGGCAGTCCTTTATGTTGAGCCGCAGCCGCCGCACGAACAGGTTGCGGTTTCGCCCCTTCAACCCGATCTCGCCGTACCGCACCAAAATCAGGCCCATCGCATCCCCTCCGAAAAGCAAAGCGGGGCAAGGTTAACCCCGCCCCGCCGTAAAGTCCATGTTCGCGCCCGTCTAGGCAGTGGCAGGGCGCCCCCGGAACAGCCTGCGGAAGAACCCGCCGATCTCCCCTTTCTCCCACACCACCAGCAACGGAACGGCAGTGAACAGCGAAGCGTAGGTCTCGCTCAGCATCCCCACCAGCATCACCAGCACGAATTGCTTGATGGTCGCGCCGCCGAACAGCAGAAGCGCCAACAGCACGAACATGGCGTTCAACTGCGTCGCCAGCGACCGGTGGAGCGTCTCCAGCACGCTGCGGTTGACGATGGTTTCGTAGTCCTCGCCCCGCCGCCTCGGGATGTTCTCACGAATGCGGTCAAACACCACGATGATGTCCTGCACGCTGAACCCGATGACCGTCAACAGCGCGGTCAGGAACAGGGCGTCCACCTCCCAGCCCAGCACAGCACCCAGGATGGAGAACAGCCCCGTTACCACCAGGATGTTCTGCGCAATGGCGACCACCGCACAGACTCCGTACCGGAACGCGTTGGGCACCTTCCGGAACGCCAGCAGGATAAACGCAACGATGGCCAGCGCCGTGAAGCCGATGGCCGTGAACGCCGACCGGGTAACTTCCTTGCCTACCGACGGCCCCACCGAGCGGAAGTACAATTCGGTTACCGGCCCGAAGCGCTCCTCCACTTTCTTCACCAGTTGCGCCTTAGTCTCCTCATCCACCTGCTTCATGCGGATGAGAACCGTCTTGTCGTCCCCCACGTTCGTCGCCGACGTGTCGGTATACCCCGCGTCCACAAACACATCGCGGACCTCGCTCGGGAAGACGGGCTTCTCAAAGCGCAGTTCCAGCGCCGCCCCGCCCGTGAAGTCAATGCTGGGCTTCAGCCCGTTCACCGCCAGGGATACAATGCCCGGAATCAGGATGATCAGCGTGATCAAGAAGTACCAGTAGCGTTTCTGTGCGAAACTAAACATCTCGCCTCCTCAAGTCCATTCCTATCAGACGCCCATGAGCCAGTGCTTGCCTTCAATCTTCTCGCCGACGGCATCAAACAACGCCCGCAGGAAGGTCCGAGTTACCGTGATGGCCGTGAACATGTTGATGATCACGCCAAGCCCCAGCGTGATGGCAAACCCCTTGACGATGGACGCGCCGAAGTTGGAGCCAAAGAAGAAGAGGATCGCGCACGTGATGAGCGTGGAGATGTTGGAATCCCTGATAGATGTCCACGCGCGGTCAAACCCCGCCGACAGGGCGCTTTCCAGACTGCGCCCTGCCCGAATCTCCTCCTTCATGCGCTCAAAGACCAGGATGTTGGCGTCCACCGCCATGCCGATAGAAAGCAAGAAGCCCGCGATGCCCGGGAGGGTCAGGGTTACCGGCAGGAGTTTGTACACCATGAAGTTCAGCAGCCCGTAGAGAATCAACGCGAGCGCCGCCATAAGCCCAGGCAGACGATAGTAGGTGGTCATGAACAGCAGGACGACGATGACGCCGATGAGGCCCGCCGTCGTGCTCCGCCGCACCGAGTCGGAGCCCAGCGTCGCGCCCACGGTGCGGTTGTCCACAACCTTCAGTGGCACCGGCAGCGCGCCGTACTTCAACTGGATCGCGAGGCTGCGCGCCTCCTCCAGGGTGAAGTTTCCCTCAATCACGCCGCGGCCATCCGGAATCGCCGACCTGATGACCGGGCATGAGATGACCACCTTGTCCAGGACGATGGCCAGATAGCGACCCACGTTGGCCGCCGTGTGATCCGCAAACAACTGGGCGCTCTCCGGCTGCAGTTCAAACTGGATGAGCGGCTTGCCCGTATTGTCAAACCCCACATCCGCCTTCTTGAGGTCCTTGCCCGTCATCACCGTCTTGTAGATAATCTCCGGCGCGGGCGTCGGGGTAACCGTCGGTGTAACGGTGCCCGTCTCGGTAACGGGGGCGGTAGGCGTAACCACCTCGGTCGCGGTGGCCTCGGCGGTCGGCGTAACGGTAGGCGTGATCGGCCCGGGATCCGACGTGCCGAACGTCGTCTTCACCACCGTGCCGGGCTCAATGAACGTCTCCGAGTCTATGAACTCCAGGAGGCCGGTCTGCCGAAACGTCGCGATGGCCTGATCCGGGTCTTTGATGCCGGGGAGTTCCACAATAATGCGGCGGTCGCCCTGAAGTTGCACCAGCGGCTCCGTAACGCCCAGGCCGTTGACGCGGTTCTCCACAATCGTGCGGGCCGCTTCCATCGCCTCGGCGCTCACCTGAGTTGTCTCCGGCACATCCGCCTCCAGAAGCACCTGCGTCCCGCCCTGAAGGTCCAAGCCCAGCCGCACGGAGATATCCCGCGTGCCCTTGATGAGCGGCAATTTGAGGGTGTCGTGGCCGGGCCAGTCAATCCAGATGGCCACGGCCGCAATGAGGATGACGAGAATCAGCAAATTGAAGTTCCGATCCCTCATGAAGCGCTTCTCCTCCTCAGCCGGAAAGGCATCGCCGGCTCAAGTTCTTCAACATAAACCAGGGCTCCTCGGCGCGTGGCTCCCAGGAGCCCTGATTGTTGAAAGCGTTGCTTGGTGAGGCCCATTATAGCCTACGGCAATAGGCGTGTCAAATAGCCCGCGGCCTTGCGGAACACCTGGTCTTCGTCCAGCCCATCGGAGGCGATGACAAGGTCGGCGTGCTCGCGGGCATGCTGCAGGCGCTGGCGCATCTCGTCGTACAGCCTCGGTGTCATCAGAGGATTGGGCCGGCGCCGCATCACCGTCTCATACTCCGCATCCAGAAAGATGAGGACGTCGGGCGGGTGAATGCGCTGCCACATGTCGGGCACGTAGGAATGCTCCTGGGCAATCTCCGCCGCATCGTAGCCAGCCTGCCTCAGCCGCCACACCAGCGAGGTTTTCCCGGAGCCGCACACTCCAACAATACCAACCCTCATGCCCCCGGCCTGCCCCTATATCGGCACGCGCACCACTAACCGCCGCACTTCTCCCTGCTCCGCCCTGGGCACGATGCCCAGCACCAGCACGCTCATGTCATCGGCGGGCCTGCCCGAATCCAACTCCAGCGCCCGCTGCAGCAGCGCATCGGCGACGGCCTGCGGGTCCGGCGTAGCCTCGGCCACCTTCTGCGTGTACCCGAGCACATCCCACGGCCCCCGATTCCGTCCGGCAGCCCACAGCCCATCGGTGGAAACAATCACCCACGTGCCAGCCTCAAAGGGAAACTCCAGAATCGTGGGCCTCGTGGCGGCGTACAGCCCGACAGGTCGGGCGGACTCATCCACCACACTCCATTGCCCGTCCCGCCGCACGATAGCAGGGCACTGCGTATTGCGGGACAGCACCACCGTCCTCGTGGTCAAGTCTAGCGACAGGATGGTCAGGTCGGCGCGAACTTTGCCCTGATACTGGGTGAAGAGATAATCGTGGGCGGCGCGTGCGGCGGCTCCATCCCGAACGCCCTCGCCCAGCAGCGACACCACTTTGCGCGCCACGGTGTTACTGATGGCCTTGGCCCCGCGCCCGCTGCTCTGCCCATCCACGAGCACAAATGACAGCCCTCCACGCGGCCTCTCTATCATCTCCAGCGTGTCGCCGCTCTCGCGCGTGGCGTACTTGCCCACCTTGGCCGCAGCAACGCGCAACTCCAGCCCCAGGTCAACGATCTCCACCTCGCCCCACCTTCTGCTGGCGTCTCACCACCCGCGCCGCCAACGCCAGCGCCTCCTCGCGAGTCGTAACTTTCCCTTCGGCCTGCGCCTCGCGGATGGCGTCCAGCAACACGCCGATGAGCGGCCCTTCGCTCAGTTGCAGCGCGGCCATCAACTCGCGCCCGTCCACCACAGGGCGCGGCGACACCACATGCGGCTCGCACAGGCACGCATGGAGCACGCGCCGCACGATGGCCTGCGCCGCTGTCCAAGACGGGTCGTCCTCCACGGGCTGCGTGGCGAACAGGTCGGCCAGGAACAACAGCGCCGCTGCCACCGTTCCATCGCCCACGGCGCGATGGAACCGGTACAGCGCCCGATTGGTAACCTGGCGCGTCCGTACCAGCGACAGGAGCCACATGTGTTCGCGCACCACGCCCGACACCAGCGCCACCGCCGCGGCGCTGTAGCGAAGGCGGGTCAGCGCCTGCGCGGCCATCTCCGCGCCCACCTGCGGATGACCAAAAAACCGCACGCGGCCCCTCTCCTCCGTCCGCGTGGCGGGCTTGCCGATGTCGTGCAGCGCCGCCGCCAGTTTCAGCAGCACAAGGCGCGACTCACCGGCCGCAACGCAGGACGCCAGATAGTCGGCCACCTGCGGGCGCAACGGGCCGAGCGTCACCACAAAATCGGCCCACGGCCCGCCCTCCGCGCCGCCCAACAATGCCGCGGCGAGACCCTCCGCCGCCTCCACCGTCCGCAGGCTGTGCTCAAGCCCATCCCACACGTGGGGCCTGGGTTGCGCCAGCCCGCGAAGGCCCAAAAGTTCGGGCAGCACGATATCCAGCAGCCCCAGCCGCTCCATATCCCGCAGGCAAGCCCCGAAATCGGGCAACGCCGCCATGCGGTTCATCTCGTCCCGCACCCGCTCCGCCGCCACACTGGCCAGCAGCGGCGCATCGGCCGCGACGGCCCCATCCAGCCCTGGGGCCGCCTTCAAGCGAAGTTCATGCACAAACCGCACAGCCCGCAGCGTCCGCACCGGATCGTCCCGAAACACTGCATCCGACACTGGCCGCAGGACGCCCGCCCCAAGGTCGGCCAGCCCGCCCAGCGGATCCACAATGGCCTCGCGCCGCAGGTCGCCCATGGGCATGGCCATCGCGTTGATGGTGAAGTCGCGCGCGCGCAGGTCCGCGTCCAGGGTCGGCCCTCGCAACGCCGCCACGTCCACCGAAAACGACTCGCCCTGCCACGAAAACAGCACGCGCGCCACGTCTCGCTGCTCGTCCAGCGGGTAGAAGGCCCCGCCCAGCGCGTCGGCCAGCCACCGGCCGAGACCAAGTGCATCGCCAGGGACGACGATATCCACATCGTGGACGGCGCGCCCCAATAGGAAGTCGCGCACTGTGCCGCCAACCAGGAAAGCAGTCGCTTCCCGCTGCCCGATGGCCTCGGCCACGCGGCGGATGGCCCCTGGCGTCGCGTCGTAAGGCCCCTGCGAATCCGCCACCCGCGCTGGCGGGACATGCAGACAGCCGTCGTCGCGCGTCGGATTCGGGACGTACACGACCTGCGGCTCCTCGCGGCGGCGCGCCGACTTGGCCGCCTGGTACGCCTCGTCTCTCGTGCGCCCCACGCCCGCCACCCGATCCCTCACCAGGGCCACCCAGTACCCGGCATAGGCGCTCAAATCAGGTTGGCGCGGCATTGCACTCGCCCCTGTCCGGCGCTCAGGATGTGCGGGCAGGCGCAGATTGGCCCCGCTCGCTCTCGGCGCGGATTCGTTCCGCCTCGTCCAGTCCCGCCTGCAGCGCCTTGAGGTTGATGGTTTCTGTTCCTTTGGGCGCCCGCGCTCGCACCGCCGCCTCTATGGCCTTCCGCGACACGATGTCGGTCAGGCCCACGATAATGCCCAGCGCCACCATGTTGGCGGTGATGCGGCGGCCGGTCGCCTCCTCCGCGATGCGGGTGATGGGAATCATGTAGGCGCGGCTGGTCGGCACCCGGTCCACGTGGACCGAGTCCACAATGAGGATGCCGTTTCGCTTCAGGTCGTACACGTACTTGCTGCATGCCTCCTGGCTCATGCAGAGGAGCAGGTCCGCGGCGATCACCTTGGGATAGTCAATCACGCCGTCGCTGATGACCACCTCGGCCTTGCTGGCGCCGCCCCGAGCCTCCGGCCCGTAGGACTGCGTCTGCACGGCGTTTTTCCCGTCGTACACCGCCGCCGCTTCGGCCAGGATCAGCCCGGCCAGGATCAGCCCCTGCCCTCCTTCGCCCGCCAGCCGGATTTCGTACCGTTCGTTATTCTTCATGATGCCTCCTGCGTGCGCCTTGAGCCTCATACCCGGCGCTGCCCCGCCATCGCCTGCTCTATGATCTTGGCGTAGGCGGCCGTGTATTCCGGGAACTCCCGTTCGTGGAAGATGCCGCGAACGATCTTGCCTTGGAGTTGCTCGGGCGTCATCTTGGCGGCGGCCTCCCGCGTTACGCTGTTCTCCTTCTGCCAGCGCAGCATGTCCACAGCCGTGCCGAGTTTGTTGATGCGCCCAAAGGTCGTGTGGCAGTAACTGACAGCCTCCACCACCGAGAACCCCTCGTGCACAAGCGCCTTCTCAATCAGCCTATCCAGTTCCACGGCATGGTAAACCGTGCCCCGCGCCACGAACGTCGCACCCGCCGCGATGGCCAGTTCGCAAATGGGGAACGGCTGGTCTATGTTGCCGTAGGGCGCGGTCGTAGCAAGGCTGCCCGTGGGCGTCGTGGGCGAATACTGCCCACCGGTCATCCCGTACACCGAGTTGTTGATGACGATGGACGTAATGCCGATGTTCCGGCGCGCGGCGTGGATAAAGTGGTTCCCGCCGATGGCCAGGGCGTCGCCGTCGCCCATGATGGCAATCACGTGCATCTCCGGCTTCACCATCTTCAGGCCAGTCGCGAAGGCCAACGCCCGCCCGTGGGTGGTATGCATGGTATTGAAGTCCATGTACACCGGCATCCGTCCGCTACACCCGATGCCCGAAATCATGGCGATATCGTCTTTCTCCCAGCCCAGGCGATCTATGGCGCGGATGATCGCGCTCATCACAATGCCTATCCCGCAGCCGGGACACCATACGTTGGGGAACTTCTTGTGGCGTCGCAGGTAACGGTACATGCGGTTCTCTTCGTAGCGTCTCACCTCTACTTCTCCTCAATGGCCGCTAAAATCTGCTGAGGCGTGATCATTTCCCCGTTGGCCCGATTCACGCGCCGAACCTTCTGCCTGCCAACGACGCGCTCCACTTCCAGGGCCAGTTGCCCCAGGTTCATCTCGGGCACGATGACCCGCTTGCACTGGCGGGCCAGCCGCTCCGTAACCTCTTCGGGGAACGGCCAGATGGTCTCCAACTTCAGGAAGCCCACCTTGTACCGCTTGGCGCGGGCCAACTTCACGGCATGGCGCGCCGCGCGGGCCGTGGCCCCGTAGGCCACCACCAGCACCCGCGACCCAGCCGGAAAGTCCTCCTCCCACGAAAGGACGTCCGAAAGATGTTGGTTTATCTTGCCAAACACGCGAGCGATCCAAGGGTCAATCTCGTCCACGCGCTCCGTCGGGAAGCCCGCCCGGTCGTGGAACAGCCCCGTGATATGATAGCGGTAGCCCTCGCCAAAGGGAGCCAGCGGCGGCACGTCCGTGCTGGGATCTTCAAACGGGAAGTACCATTCGGGCGGCACGTGGGCAGCCACCCGATCGGTGATCTCCAGCGTCTCCCGCGGGGGCAGTTCCACCCGCTCCCGCATGTGCCCCACCACCTCGTCCATCAGCAAGATGACCGGCGACCGGTATTTCTCCGACAGGTTGAACGCCCGCACGGTCAGCAGGAACGCCTCCAGCACGGACGACGGCGACAGCACGATGATGGGGTGATCGCCGTGGGTGCCCCACCGGGCCTGCATCACATCGCCCTGGGAAGGCTTGGTCGGCAACCCCGTGCTCGGCCCCGTGCGCTGCACGTCCACGATGACGCACGGGATTTCCGCCATGGCCGCGTAGCCGATGTTCTCCTGCATGAGCGAGAACCCCGGGCCACTGGTCGCCGTCATCGCTTTGACGCCGCCCACCGACGCGCCGATGACCGCCGCGATGCTGGCGATCTCATCCTCCATTTGGATGAAGTGCCCGCCCACCTGGGGCAGGCGTCGCGACAGGAGTTCCGCGATCTCCGACGAGGGCGTGATCGGGTAGCCGGCGAAGAAGCGGCATCCCGCGGCA
This window encodes:
- a CDS encoding aminotransferase class V-fold PLP-dependent enzyme; protein product: MELHEYRSLFPSVANQVYLNHAACSPLPTPTIQATQALLEEQHLYGCRYSHGWSGLVEQIRKTAAQFIGASEDEVALTRNTSHGLLLVANGLPWRAGDNLIVPQEEFTANVYPWLTLRGRGVEVRFAPARDHRILPEDIEAQMDARTRLVAISAVQFGSGFRCDLHAIAALCRARGVLLCVDGIQALGQMPFNVNDPQVDFLSAGGPKWLMAPLGTGIFYCRKPLIERLAPVFMGWRSTTNPDDYYRYDMPWHPTARRFEEATLNIPGLLGLQASMNLLAEAGLERIRAHLLRLTDALADGLRARGYVVTTPIEYTAERSGILCFKHPTLKAAEIHERLTAANVVVSLRGEVIRVSPHFYNTPDDMEALLRALG
- the thiI gene encoding tRNA 4-thiouridine(8) synthase ThiI, whose translation is MGLILVRYGEIGLKGRNRNLFVRRLRLNIKDCLKRNGLAGEVSVHGQRLYVETDDVDAALPHLQRVFGIVSLSAVHRAPLDVEAITTEAVSIARGVGLGPDRTFRVEARRAFKGFPLTSPQINAHVGEAIRLATGARVDLSDDADVTIGVEIRREEALIFAAACPGPGGLPLNSQGRVVALISGGIDSPVAAWLMMKRGCGVAPLHFTQSEVETAKALENCQVLDRYAYGWRIKPLVLSHHEIMLPIVERLHELRAERWTCLFCKHAMLRKAAQLADEIGANAIVTGENVGQVASQTLASLEMISMGIGKPILRPLIGYDKVDIMALARSIGTFGISTRESQPCPFLPSSVVTRPAMDKWLELRERLADVLP
- the secF gene encoding protein translocase subunit SecF — protein: MFSFAQKRYWYFLITLIILIPGIVSLAVNGLKPSIDFTGGAALELRFEKPVFPSEVRDVFVDAGYTDTSATNVGDDKTVLIRMKQVDEETKAQLVKKVEERFGPVTELYFRSVGPSVGKEVTRSAFTAIGFTALAIVAFILLAFRKVPNAFRYGVCAVVAIAQNILVVTGLFSILGAVLGWEVDALFLTALLTVIGFSVQDIIVVFDRIRENIPRRRGEDYETIVNRSVLETLHRSLATQLNAMFVLLALLLFGGATIKQFVLVMLVGMLSETYASLFTAVPLLVVWEKGEIGGFFRRLFRGRPATA
- the secD gene encoding protein translocase subunit SecD, with the protein product MRDRNFNLLILVILIAAVAIWIDWPGHDTLKLPLIKGTRDISVRLGLDLQGGTQVLLEADVPETTQVSAEAMEAARTIVENRVNGLGVTEPLVQLQGDRRIIVELPGIKDPDQAIATFRQTGLLEFIDSETFIEPGTVVKTTFGTSDPGPITPTVTPTAEATATEVVTPTAPVTETGTVTPTVTPTPAPEIIYKTVMTGKDLKKADVGFDNTGKPLIQFELQPESAQLFADHTAANVGRYLAIVLDKVVISCPVIRSAIPDGRGVIEGNFTLEEARSLAIQLKYGALPVPLKVVDNRTVGATLGSDSVRRSTTAGLIGVIVVLLFMTTYYRLPGLMAALALILYGLLNFMVYKLLPVTLTLPGIAGFLLSIGMAVDANILVFERMKEEIRAGRSLESALSAGFDRAWTSIRDSNISTLITCAILFFFGSNFGASIVKGFAITLGLGVIINMFTAITVTRTFLRALFDAVGEKIEGKHWLMGV
- a CDS encoding SpoIIE family protein phosphatase, whose product is MIERPRGGLSFVLVDGQSSGRGAKAISNTVARKVVSLLGEGVRDGAAARAAHDYLFTQYQGKVRADLTILSLDLTTRTVVLSRNTQCPAIVRRDGQWSVVDESARPVGLYAATRPTILEFPFEAGTWVIVSTDGLWAAGRNRGPWDVLGYTQKVAEATPDPQAVADALLQRALELDSGRPADDMSVLVLGIVPRAEQGEVRRLVVRVPI
- a CDS encoding HD domain-containing protein, whose translation is MPRQPDLSAYAGYWVALVRDRVAGVGRTRDEAYQAAKSARRREEPQVVYVPNPTRDDGCLHVPPARVADSQGPYDATPGAIRRVAEAIGQREATAFLVGGTVRDFLLGRAVHDVDIVVPGDALGLGRWLADALGGAFYPLDEQRDVARVLFSWQGESFSVDVAALRGPTLDADLRARDFTINAMAMPMGDLRREAIVDPLGGLADLGAGVLRPVSDAVFRDDPVRTLRAVRFVHELRLKAAPGLDGAVAADAPLLASVAAERVRDEMNRMAALPDFGACLRDMERLGLLDIVLPELLGLRGLAQPRPHVWDGLEHSLRTVEAAEGLAAALLGGAEGGPWADFVVTLGPLRPQVADYLASCVAAGESRLVLLKLAAALHDIGKPATRTEERGRVRFFGHPQVGAEMAAQALTRLRYSAAAVALVSGVVREHMWLLSLVRTRQVTNRALYRFHRAVGDGTVAAALLFLADLFATQPVEDDPSWTAAQAIVRRVLHACLCEPHVVSPRPVVDGRELMAALQLSEGPLIGVLLDAIREAQAEGKVTTREEALALAARVVRRQQKVGRGGDR
- a CDS encoding 2-oxoacid:acceptor oxidoreductase family protein; this encodes MKNNERYEIRLAGEGGQGLILAGLILAEAAAVYDGKNAVQTQSYGPEARGGASKAEVVISDGVIDYPKVIAADLLLCMSQEACSKYVYDLKRNGILIVDSVHVDRVPTSRAYMIPITRIAEEATGRRITANMVALGIIVGLTDIVSRKAIEAAVRARAPKGTETINLKALQAGLDEAERIRAESERGQSAPARTS
- a CDS encoding 2-oxoacid:ferredoxin oxidoreductase subunit beta, encoding MYRYLRRHKKFPNVWCPGCGIGIVMSAIIRAIDRLGWEKDDIAMISGIGCSGRMPVYMDFNTMHTTHGRALAFATGLKMVKPEMHVIAIMGDGDALAIGGNHFIHAARRNIGITSIVINNSVYGMTGGQYSPTTPTGSLATTAPYGNIDQPFPICELAIAAGATFVARGTVYHAVELDRLIEKALVHEGFSVVEAVSYCHTTFGRINKLGTAVDMLRWQKENSVTREAAAKMTPEQLQGKIVRGIFHEREFPEYTAAYAKIIEQAMAGQRRV
- a CDS encoding 2-oxoacid:acceptor oxidoreductase subunit alpha; protein product: MAARLMQGNEACVEGALAAGCRFFAGYPITPSSEIAELLSRRLPQVGGHFIQMEDEIASIAAVIGASVGGVKAMTATSGPGFSLMQENIGYAAMAEIPCVIVDVQRTGPSTGLPTKPSQGDVMQARWGTHGDHPIIVLSPSSVLEAFLLTVRAFNLSEKYRSPVILLMDEVVGHMRERVELPPRETLEITDRVAAHVPPEWYFPFEDPSTDVPPLAPFGEGYRYHITGLFHDRAGFPTERVDEIDPWIARVFGKINQHLSDVLSWEEDFPAGSRVLVVAYGATARAARHAVKLARAKRYKVGFLKLETIWPFPEEVTERLARQCKRVIVPEMNLGQLALEVERVVGRQKVRRVNRANGEMITPQQILAAIEEK